In Osmerus eperlanus chromosome 17, fOsmEpe2.1, whole genome shotgun sequence, a single genomic region encodes these proteins:
- the LOC134037843 gene encoding solute carrier organic anion transporter family member 1C1-like, whose amino-acid sequence MSVETKQPREACCSQFKLFLASLSFVYFAKAFGGSYMKSSITQIERRFDIPSSLIGVIDGSFEMGNLLVIAFVSYFGAKMHRPRLIGAGCLIMAAGSFCTALPHFFQGQYKYETSIKHFSEENSTETILPCMSNHSLRVSEAAPSAENQAACEKEAGSYLWIYVFLGNMLRGIGETPIMPLGVSYLDDFSREENTAFYLACIQTVGILGPMFGFMLGSFLAKVYVDVGTVDLDTISINHKDSRWVGAWWLGFLLTGVIMLLAGIPFWFLPKSLPKQGRGQSQGQGQSQSQDPGASEGEQGGFLPEDSSDPAQDKPVTMAEMARDFIPSLRRLFFSTVFLLIICTSLVQVNGFIGMITFKPKFMEQVYGQSPSKAIFMIGAMNLPAVALGIITGGLLMKCFKLSILGAARVSISASLLSFCMLLLQYFLYCDNSQVAGLTVSYQGLSAVSYEQESLLSQCNVGCSCSLRRWDPVCAYNGMTYASPCLAGCTTSTGKGREMVFHNCTCVKETSAPAGNMSAILGQCPRRSDCDFMFKFYMAASVVGAFVSACGATPGYIVLLRSIQPDLKSLALGMQTLIVRTLGGIPPPIYFGALIDRTCLKWGSKRCGGKGACRLYDSHAFRVTFLGLLYGLYTLSYLLWGVLYHRLSKRQKKLALRSQAKAAALEGGTNGPSHTVKKEDLEKESTI is encoded by the exons ATGAGTGTGGAAACCAAGCAACCACGTGAAGCTTGTTGCTCTCAATTCAAG CTCTTCctggcctccctctccttcgTGTACTTTGCCAAAGCCTTTGGGGGCAGCTACATGAAGAGCTCCATCACTCAGATCGAGAGGCGCTTCGACATCCCCAGCTCCCTCATCGGAGTCATCGACGGCAGCTTTGAGATGG GCAACCTGCTGGTGATAGCGTTTGTGAGCTACTTTGGAGCCAAGATGCATCGGCCGCGGTTGATCGGCGCTGGCTGTCTCATCATGGCGGCTGGGTCCTTCTGCACCGCCCTGCCACACTTCTTCCAGGGACA GTACAAGTATGAGACGAGCATCAAGCACTTTTCCGAGGAGAACTCTACAGAGACCATCCTGCCCTGCATGTCCAACCACAGCCTGAGAGTGTCGGAGGCCGCCCCCTCTGCGGAGAACCAGGCGGCGTGTGAGAAGGAGGCGGGCTCCTACCTGTGGATCTACGTCTTCCTGGGGAACATGCTCAGGGGCATCGGAGAAACCCCCATCATGCCCCTGGGCGTCTCCTACCTGGATGACTTTTCCAGAGAGGAGAACACCGCCTTCTACCTGG CGTGTATACAGACTGTGGGGATCCTGGGCCCCATGTTTGGGTTCATGCTGGGCTCCTTCCTGGCTAAGGTCTACGTGGATGTTGGAACAGTGGATCTAG acacAATCTCGATCAACCACAAGGACTCTCGCTGGGTTGGGGCCTGGTGGCTTGGCTTCCTGTTGACTGGAGTGATCATGCTCCTGGCTGGAATTCCCTTCTGGTTCCTTCCCAAGTCCCTCCCTAAGCAGGGCCGGGGCCAGAGCCAAGGCCAGGgccagagccagagccaggaCCCAGGGGCctcagagggagagcaggggggctTCCTCCCTGAGGACAGCAGTGACCCAGCACAGGACAAACCTGTCACCATGGCCGAGATGGCCCGAG ATTTCATCCCATCCCTGCGGAGGCTGTTCTTCAGTACGGTCTTCCTGCTGATCATCTGCACCTCCCTCGTCCAGGTCAACGGCTTCATCGGCATGATCACCTTCAAACCCAAGTTCATGGAGCAGGTGTACGGCCAGTCTCCCTCCAAGGCTATCTTCATGATAG GGGCGATGAACCTGCCCGCGGTGGCGTTGGGGATCATCACAGGAGGTCTGCTGATGAAGTGCTTCAAGCTGAGCATTCTGGGAGCGGCCAGGGTGTCCATCAGCGCCTCCTTACTGTCCTTCTGCATGCTCCTGCTGCAGTACTTCCTGTATTGTGACAACAGCCAGGTGGCCGGCCTGACCGTCTCCTACCAGGG gTTGTCAGCAGTGTCGTATGAGCAGGAGAGCCTGTTGTCTCAGTGTAACGTGGGCTGCTCCTGCTCTCTGAGGCGCTGGGACCCTGTGTGTGCCTACAACGGCATGACGTACGCGTCACCGTGCCTGGCCGGGTGCACGACCTCTACAGGAAAGggcagagagatg GTGTTTCACAACTGCACGTGCGTGAAGGAGACGAGCGCCCCAGCTGGGAACATGTCGGCCATCTTGGGTCAGTGTCCCAGGAGGAGTGACTGTGACTTCATGTTTAAGTTCTACATGGCTGCGTCCGTGGTGGGGGCCTTCGTCTCCGCCTGCGGGGCCACGCCCGGCTACATCGTCCTGCTCAG GTCCATACAACCTGACCTGAAGTCCCTGGCTCTGGGCATGCAAACACTGATCGTTAGGACGCTGG gtggCATCCCTCCTCCTATATACTTTGGAGCTTTGATTGACAGGACGTGTCTGAAATGGGGCTCCAAGAGGTGTGGAGGCAAAGGGGCGTGTCGACTGTACGACTCGCATGCATTCAG AGTGACGTTCCTGGGCCTCCTCTACGGCCTGTACACACTGTCCTACTTGCTGTGGGGTGTCCTGTACCACCGCCTGTCCAAAAGACAGAAGAAGTTGGCCTTGAGGAGCCAGGCCAAGGCTGCGGCTCTGGAGGGCGGCACCAACGGCCCGTCACACACGGTGAAGAAGGAGGACCTTGAGAAAGAGAGCACCATCTAa